One window of Veillonellaceae bacterium genomic DNA carries:
- a CDS encoding TetR/AcrR family transcriptional regulator — protein sequence MTKDNITITALRLFLLNGYKNVSLVDVAKAAGITKGGIYHYFDSKESLLQAAIHYLFERFEAKYVELFGSSRSLQATLNTIIVDREFEIFLERLLDIEPGCYRDNHASLALEVIHSFPGFQERLDRNHLKLLREIEQKVKSAQDNGEIRTDIETQTLAILILSVMSGQNTLSFSLNDSNVRSKVMDSLWLLIKA from the coding sequence TTGACTAAAGATAATATTACAATTACTGCTTTACGCTTGTTTTTGTTAAATGGGTATAAAAATGTATCGCTTGTCGATGTGGCCAAGGCGGCCGGTATCACTAAAGGTGGTATCTATCATTATTTCGACAGTAAAGAGTCCTTACTGCAAGCAGCGATCCATTATTTATTTGAACGGTTTGAAGCAAAGTATGTCGAGCTATTTGGCAGTTCAAGGAGTTTGCAAGCTACCCTAAACACTATTATAGTTGACAGGGAATTTGAAATATTCCTTGAGCGTCTGCTTGATATCGAACCGGGCTGCTACCGCGATAATCACGCCAGCCTTGCCCTTGAGGTAATCCACAGCTTTCCGGGCTTTCAGGAACGACTTGACCGTAATCATCTGAAACTCCTGCGGGAGATAGAGCAGAAGGTTAAGTCAGCCCAGGATAATGGCGAGATTAGAACCGATATTGAGACTCAGACGTTGGCAATACTTATTTTGTCAGTCATGAGCGGCCAAAATACTCTAAGTTTCAGCTTAAATGATTCGAATGTGCGGAGCAAGGTAATGGATAGTCTGTGGTTGCTAATTAAGGCATAG
- a CDS encoding multidrug efflux MFS transporter yields the protein MNWQRNLWVLCLGAMLSASSYTMVIPFLPLFLLEIGVSAQNVHMWSGMVFSVTFFVAAVMAPYWGRRADKSGKRKMVLRAGISLAVVYFIGAFVTNPYELLIVRILQGFANGFIPASMAIVASSAPIDKMGFSLGIVQTAILIGGIIGPLIGGSLSHVFGMRMSFVVAGTAIFLGTILVKFLVVEPENQAAPSEGSIIDDFRIAFGNSKIVQMLALLFSVQVASMALQPLIALYIAELIGKVETAGLTSGIVISLAGVAGAISAPLWGKLGQRRGFYNTLVVGFMCAGFFNALQYFADDIYKFSILQCLFGLFIVGVYPAINTIAVTYADENFKGRLFGLMTTANQLGSMTGPLIGGAVSSWLGIRPVFLVTGILLIILGAVLAAKNRNSATGRIARE from the coding sequence TTGAATTGGCAGCGTAACCTTTGGGTTTTGTGTTTAGGCGCAATGCTTTCGGCATCCAGCTATACAATGGTAATTCCTTTTTTACCGTTATTTTTGCTTGAGATTGGCGTAAGCGCTCAGAATGTTCATATGTGGTCAGGAATGGTATTTTCGGTGACATTCTTTGTTGCGGCAGTAATGGCTCCATATTGGGGGCGGCGGGCTGACAAGTCCGGGAAACGCAAGATGGTTTTGCGGGCAGGAATTAGTTTGGCGGTGGTATATTTTATCGGCGCTTTTGTAACAAATCCATATGAACTCTTAATCGTAAGGATTCTGCAGGGTTTTGCTAATGGATTTATTCCTGCGTCAATGGCGATCGTTGCATCGTCGGCGCCAATTGATAAAATGGGGTTTAGTTTAGGAATTGTGCAAACCGCGATTTTAATCGGCGGTATTATCGGTCCGCTGATTGGTGGCAGTCTTTCGCATGTCTTTGGAATGAGAATGTCTTTTGTAGTCGCTGGAACAGCGATATTTTTAGGGACAATATTAGTGAAATTCTTGGTTGTTGAACCTGAAAACCAAGCAGCACCAAGCGAAGGCAGCATAATTGATGATTTTAGGATTGCTTTCGGTAATTCGAAGATTGTCCAGATGCTAGCGTTATTGTTTTCCGTCCAAGTCGCCAGTATGGCGCTGCAGCCGCTTATTGCTTTATACATCGCAGAATTAATCGGAAAAGTAGAAACTGCCGGTTTAACATCGGGTATTGTTATTAGTTTAGCCGGCGTTGCCGGGGCGATATCGGCGCCGTTATGGGGAAAGCTTGGACAGCGGCGAGGCTTTTATAATACATTAGTTGTCGGGTTTATGTGCGCAGGTTTTTTCAACGCGCTGCAGTATTTTGCGGATGATATTTACAAGTTCAGCATACTACAGTGTCTGTTCGGTCTGTTTATCGTTGGCGTGTATCCGGCAATCAACACTATTGCCGTAACTTATGCTGATGAGAATTTTAAGGGACGGCTATTTGGCCTCATGACTACTGCCAACCAGCTAGGTTCAATGACGGGGCCGCTTATTGGCGGTGCAGTCAGTTCTTGGCTGGGGATTAGGCCAGTTTTCCTTGTCACCGGTATTCTGCTGATAATACTTGGTGCAGTGTTAGCCGCAAAGAATCGAAACAGCGCTACTGGACGAATAGCAAGGGAATAA
- a CDS encoding protease complex subunit PrcB family protein, producing MWQVNSIKEVSVTTKADSNKNGKIDVGPGVEGLDYDKVVRWQQNVDAGRELWRLDPLKVAKTEGRSYGFDDTDTYTVVRKLSSSTIARHGQIDIEVNHDGKLYTMIIVRPFGGGDAIWTTYKVVGKKPPVTVPTPVPSEKVLFETDKFTGWKWLKEYYPKDMAFATIVDYEAQLKQDKRIPEAALQKLKDVDFNNKVALFAYLGGTSGSHGIGIEKVTIAGNKMTVQVRTKSPRPDEMVTMMLTYPSDYVLIDRSVFDIWGGVDITFVDQKGKVLGKNKLTITHR from the coding sequence GTGTGGCAGGTAAATTCGATAAAAGAAGTAAGCGTAACGACAAAGGCTGACAGTAACAAGAACGGCAAGATTGACGTCGGTCCCGGTGTGGAAGGGCTAGACTACGATAAAGTAGTAAGATGGCAGCAGAATGTTGACGCCGGCCGTGAGTTATGGCGTCTTGATCCGCTCAAGGTTGCCAAGACTGAAGGCCGCAGCTACGGATTTGATGATACGGACACTTATACAGTTGTTAGAAAGCTCAGTAGCAGTACAATAGCCCGCCACGGTCAAATTGACATTGAAGTCAATCATGACGGCAAACTTTACACTATGATTATCGTTCGTCCGTTTGGCGGCGGTGATGCTATTTGGACAACTTATAAAGTAGTCGGCAAAAAGCCACCGGTGACTGTCCCGACGCCGGTACCGAGCGAAAAGGTCCTATTTGAGACAGACAAGTTTACCGGTTGGAAATGGCTCAAAGAATATTATCCAAAGGACATGGCTTTTGCGACAATCGTCGACTATGAGGCGCAGCTAAAGCAAGACAAGCGAATCCCGGAGGCGGCGCTACAAAAACTTAAAGATGTAGATTTTAATAACAAAGTTGCTCTCTTTGCCTACCTTGGCGGTACGTCAGGCAGTCACGGAATCGGCATTGAAAAGGTAACGATAGCCGGCAATAAAATGACCGTCCAAGTGCGGACTAAAAGCCCGCGGCCGGATGAAATGGTCACTATGATGTTAACTTATCCATCCGATTATGTTCTGATTGATCGCAGCGTATTCGATATCTGGGGCGGCGTAGACATCACCTTTGTTGATCAAAAAGGCAAAGTCTTAGGTAAAAATAAGCTGACAATTACACATCGATAA
- a CDS encoding RNA polymerase sigma factor, which translates to MKNDQALILDAKNGDREALNILIEKYWQPVYRLVCYKVGNSEDAQELTQDTFLRAFRSLERYHDTGASFKTYLGRIAVNLITDFWRKKGRAPQMVDIGEYQEPFSDTADRPEDAAISAEQQHEIAKLIGSLPSDQRQAVELRIVAGLSVREAANIMGKTEPALKMLQQRALKNLRKMCIEHGIIEGGAVNANR; encoded by the coding sequence GTGAAAAATGATCAAGCCTTGATATTGGACGCCAAAAACGGTGACCGCGAGGCGCTTAATATATTAATTGAAAAGTATTGGCAGCCGGTTTACCGGCTGGTTTGCTATAAGGTCGGCAATAGTGAAGATGCTCAAGAATTGACCCAAGACACCTTTTTGCGCGCTTTTCGCTCTCTAGAACGCTACCATGATACCGGGGCTTCATTTAAAACGTACTTAGGCCGGATTGCTGTTAATCTTATAACAGATTTTTGGCGCAAGAAAGGACGAGCGCCTCAGATGGTCGATATTGGTGAATATCAGGAACCGTTTTCAGATACGGCAGATAGACCGGAAGACGCGGCCATAAGCGCCGAACAGCAGCATGAAATTGCCAAGCTAATAGGTTCGCTGCCGAGTGACCAGCGTCAGGCGGTCGAGTTAAGGATTGTGGCTGGGTTATCGGTTAGAGAAGCTGCTAATATTATGGGCAAGACTGAACCAGCGCTCAAAATGCTGCAACAGCGAGCATTAAAGAATTTGCGAAAAATGTGTATTGAACATGGAATTATAGAAGGGGGTGCTGTAAATGCCAATCGATAG
- a CDS encoding 2-keto-4-pentenoate hydratase, whose protein sequence is MDLSVIDKIAEELYQAEKTGNPIKQLTIQYPDITVDEAYAIQLAGRKLREADGREVVGAKIGLTSKAMQHIYNVYEPDYGYILDDMVITENEPIKMSECQAPKVEAEIAFILKRPLEGPGVTVADVLRATAGVMPCLEIIDSRYEPGAIKIQDTVADIASIGKVVLGGALTPVADIDLRYTGLVFEKSGEVISTAAGAAVLGHPAAAVAWLANKLSSYGVTLRKGDIVISGSLIAACGVEAGDSVRATFDRLGSVSARFVK, encoded by the coding sequence ATGGATCTTAGTGTAATTGATAAAATAGCTGAGGAGCTGTACCAAGCTGAGAAAACCGGTAACCCTATTAAACAGCTTACAATCCAATATCCTGATATTACGGTCGATGAAGCTTATGCCATTCAGCTTGCGGGACGGAAACTGCGCGAGGCCGATGGCCGCGAGGTCGTAGGGGCTAAAATCGGTCTGACCAGCAAGGCTATGCAGCATATTTATAATGTGTATGAACCCGACTATGGCTACATACTGGATGATATGGTTATTACTGAAAATGAACCGATTAAAATGTCGGAATGTCAGGCACCTAAAGTAGAGGCCGAAATAGCTTTTATACTTAAAAGACCATTAGAAGGTCCCGGCGTTACAGTGGCGGACGTCCTTAGAGCAACAGCCGGTGTTATGCCCTGTCTGGAGATCATTGACAGTCGTTATGAGCCGGGTGCAATCAAAATCCAAGATACTGTCGCTGATATTGCTTCCATCGGTAAGGTGGTGTTGGGCGGCGCACTAACTCCTGTTGCGGATATTGATCTTCGTTATACCGGTTTGGTTTTTGAAAAAAGTGGTGAAGTTATTAGCACTGCCGCCGGAGCAGCCGTTCTCGGCCATCCCGCAGCAGCCGTTGCCTGGCTGGCCAATAAGCTTTCCAGCTATGGTGTAACACTGCGCAAAGGCGATATAGTAATATCAGGCTCTTTAATTGCAGCCTGTGGTGTAGAGGCCGGGGATTCTGTAAGAGCAACCTTTGACCGGCTGGGTTCGGTGAGTGCTCGATTCGTCAAATAA
- a CDS encoding DUF2087 domain-containing protein, producing MSNLTELFWQASLQEIKHGYIYQQDSDEFVCLICGESFANGVIYPYNDKLYEAKKYITMHIAEQHGSTFQVLLNLDKKLTGLTDHQKTILELFYQGHSDNDIAKATNTGSTSTIRNHRFSLREKQKQAKIFLAIMELLGEHTPKRQAFIEIPRTAKHVDDRFAITEEENAKILSTYFKQGLNGPLELFPLKEKKRVAILRHLLKNFETNKKYTEKEVNAILKPFYDDYVLLRRLLIEYGFMDRTRDGSAYWVKS from the coding sequence ATGAGTAATTTAACTGAATTGTTTTGGCAGGCTTCCCTACAGGAAATCAAACATGGCTATATTTATCAGCAAGATAGCGACGAATTCGTCTGTCTTATCTGCGGCGAAAGTTTTGCGAACGGAGTCATCTACCCCTACAATGACAAGCTGTACGAGGCCAAAAAGTATATTACTATGCATATCGCTGAACAGCATGGCTCGACCTTCCAAGTTCTTCTTAACCTCGACAAAAAGCTGACCGGTTTAACTGATCATCAGAAAACAATTCTTGAGCTGTTCTATCAAGGCCACAGCGACAACGACATAGCAAAAGCAACTAATACAGGCAGCACGTCAACCATTCGCAACCACCGTTTTTCGCTCAGGGAAAAACAAAAACAAGCCAAAATCTTTTTGGCCATTATGGAATTGCTTGGTGAGCACACGCCTAAGCGACAGGCCTTCATCGAAATCCCCCGGACCGCTAAGCATGTCGATGACCGCTTCGCGATAACCGAAGAAGAAAACGCCAAAATATTATCAACCTACTTCAAACAAGGTTTGAATGGCCCCCTCGAATTATTTCCACTTAAGGAGAAAAAACGGGTTGCTATCTTAAGACATTTGTTAAAAAACTTCGAAACTAACAAGAAGTATACCGAAAAAGAAGTAAACGCCATCTTAAAACCGTTCTATGATGATTATGTTCTGTTGCGCCGACTATTAATTGAATATGGTTTCATGGATCGGACTCGTGACGGTAGTGCTTACTGGGTTAAAAGCTAG
- a CDS encoding GIY-YIG nuclease family protein has translation MDRKKQLKLEYKETPRPMGVFQIKNNANGKIFIDSSMNLPGSFNGQRFQLNMNGHSNKQLQQDWNTYGPDVFTFEILEKINPDKIAKDDWREAVSNLKAKWLDNLQPYDEKGYNKPKIQDSPAKAK, from the coding sequence ATGGATAGAAAAAAGCAACTTAAGTTAGAATACAAAGAAACGCCGCGCCCAATGGGAGTATTTCAAATTAAAAATAACGCTAACGGTAAAATATTTATTGATAGCAGCATGAATTTACCCGGCAGTTTTAATGGACAACGTTTTCAACTAAATATGAACGGCCATAGCAATAAGCAATTACAGCAAGACTGGAATACCTATGGCCCCGATGTCTTTACCTTTGAAATACTGGAAAAAATTAACCCGGATAAAATTGCCAAAGATGATTGGCGCGAGGCCGTTTCTAACCTTAAAGCCAAATGGCTGGATAATCTACAGCCTTATGATGAGAAAGGCTATAATAAGCCAAAAATTCAAGATAGCCCTGCTAAAGCAAAATGA
- a CDS encoding diguanylate cyclase, which yields MSILVVDDSTDSRLLVKALLEEKGYSDIILAQSAADAMRILANQQTDSQNKVDLILMDLVMPKMDGIQACLMLKQDEVFKDIPIIMVTASGEVENLERAFAAGATDFITKPLKKVELVARVRSVLKMKSEMDQRKARETELRRLTSLDGLTGIANRRWFDEFLDAAWRQGLKNGQPLALIMVDIDCFKLYNDNYGHLTGDQCLKKVAKAIQSSVSGPFELAARYGGEEFAVVLASSELKYAISVAENVRTAVSNLKIPHCRSPVSAIVTVSIGVANIVPSPQTTPQQLIEAADDALYNAKQQGRNQIQIAVQG from the coding sequence ATGTCAATCTTGGTTGTCGATGATTCAACAGACAGCCGTTTGCTGGTTAAGGCGTTGTTAGAGGAGAAAGGTTATTCTGACATAATCCTTGCCCAGTCAGCGGCCGACGCAATGAGGATTTTAGCAAATCAGCAAACAGATAGTCAAAATAAAGTGGATTTGATTTTGATGGACCTAGTTATGCCGAAAATGGATGGGATTCAAGCTTGTCTTATGCTTAAACAAGATGAGGTGTTCAAAGATATACCAATTATTATGGTGACGGCCAGCGGGGAAGTAGAAAACCTTGAACGAGCGTTCGCCGCCGGTGCTACCGATTTTATTACTAAGCCGTTAAAAAAGGTAGAGTTAGTGGCGCGGGTTAGGTCGGTCCTCAAGATGAAAAGTGAAATGGATCAGCGCAAAGCGCGCGAAACCGAATTGCGCAGGCTAACTTCGCTTGATGGCCTTACCGGCATTGCTAATAGACGCTGGTTTGATGAATTTCTTGATGCCGCTTGGCGGCAGGGGTTAAAAAACGGCCAACCGCTAGCGTTGATTATGGTTGACATTGATTGCTTTAAGCTATATAACGACAACTATGGTCATTTGACCGGAGATCAATGCTTGAAAAAAGTCGCCAAGGCTATTCAATCATCAGTCAGCGGACCGTTTGAGCTGGCGGCTCGCTACGGGGGCGAGGAATTTGCGGTTGTTTTAGCAAGCTCAGAACTAAAATATGCAATATCGGTTGCCGAAAATGTTCGAACAGCGGTTTCTAATTTGAAGATACCGCATTGCCGGTCGCCCGTTTCAGCAATCGTTACGGTAAGCATCGGTGTGGCAAATATCGTGCCCTCACCGCAAACGACGCCGCAGCAGCTTATCGAAGCCGCTGATGACGCGTTATATAACGCCAAGCAACAGGGGAGAAACCAGATTCAAATAGCTGTCCAAGGATAG
- a CDS encoding Hpt domain-containing protein has translation MTANRVLIDQELAHLIPGFLANRSNDIIQLTTALQQGDFEKIAVIGHTLKGIGGGYGFPVITDLGTAIQQAAKTHDSQKASELVSELKAYLESVEIAYE, from the coding sequence ATGACGGCAAACAGGGTCCTTATTGATCAAGAGTTAGCTCACCTGATACCCGGTTTTTTAGCGAATCGAAGCAATGATATTATTCAGCTTACTACTGCTTTACAGCAGGGCGATTTTGAGAAAATTGCGGTTATAGGCCACACTTTAAAAGGTATAGGGGGCGGTTACGGTTTCCCGGTAATAACCGATTTAGGCACTGCTATTCAGCAGGCTGCCAAAACTCATGATTCTCAAAAGGCAAGTGAGTTAGTCTCAGAATTAAAGGCATATTTGGAGAGTGTTGAAATCGCATACGAATAA
- a CDS encoding response regulator: MNKIFNLQTLRGKLRLWGLILVLLPSILLMAIFIYHSLLNTTKSIYSSLNSVITIQEQTINRWFEERSAEIRAVAGWRDIKEQDLPAIQERIYNHMGSREDFINIGYADKNGNLIVEGTGQYINMNIADRTSFQEAKKGRDYISGVHESPGAGAGEPVVIFSSPVFGDDGEFKGAVLGAVKLDKIKAIISSFRSGKTGETILLNSDGVVLTESRFTPQLIKDGIVEKTTIMNLKQDIRTFPGKEDSNERVAIYKDYRGKTVIGAYRWLEGQKWLLVGKVDEEEVFGPFQNDLTSMIVIFMAILLGSIPITLMLSKKVESSVTGLIASLQSLQQGDYYHRVDQKIIDKAPEELRELCLAYNSMVETVKAKTEELHQVNSHLVSARDAALAASVAKSQFLAIMSHEIRTPMNAIIGMAELLWDTNLTPEQEQYVRVFRSAGENLLCIINDILDLSKIETGYLELDNSAFDLEEIVEKTCEVFAVRAHEKGIELACRIESTVPLNLLGDAGRLRQVLSNLLGNAVKFTEKGEVVLEVSCSPIAGNKQEIAFTVRDTGIGIPANKINEIFDPFTQVDASVTRRYGGTGLGLAITKRIVQIIGGSITVDSIVGQGSVFRVIIPFTIQETKVALRTCAKDVRGLRVLIIDDNETNRMILRETLLTWGAQIIEAASGLAGLAEMRKANQQGNPIKLVLLDACMPEMDGFEVAERIKNDPSYAGVTIMMITSTTCRGDMARCAELGINGYLIKPVKRAELLQMILLALEKTPKTLLPVQEQEMAVGPEEVKRLKILLVDDSPDNRMLIQAFLKKLPYTIQTAENGQEAVNKFKANQYDLILMDMQMPVMDGYTAVRQIRQLEKQEGMKHIPIIALTVYALSSDVAKCLDAGCDSHIAKPVKKDTLRKSIIEYTKK; encoded by the coding sequence GGCTATTCAAGAGCGGATCTATAACCATATGGGATCGCGCGAAGATTTTATTAATATCGGCTATGCCGATAAAAACGGTAACCTGATAGTTGAAGGTACAGGCCAGTATATCAACATGAATATCGCTGATCGCACTAGTTTCCAAGAGGCGAAAAAAGGTCGCGACTATATTAGTGGGGTGCATGAATCTCCGGGAGCGGGTGCTGGGGAACCTGTCGTAATCTTTTCTTCACCGGTATTTGGTGATGATGGCGAGTTTAAAGGGGCTGTCTTGGGGGCTGTGAAATTAGACAAAATTAAAGCTATCATCAGCAGTTTTCGTTCCGGCAAAACAGGTGAGACTATTTTACTTAATAGCGATGGAGTTGTCCTTACCGAATCGCGCTTTACTCCACAATTAATTAAAGATGGTATTGTTGAAAAAACAACGATTATGAATCTGAAACAAGATATTCGAACTTTTCCTGGTAAAGAAGACTCTAATGAAAGAGTCGCCATTTATAAGGACTATCGCGGCAAGACGGTAATCGGCGCTTATCGCTGGCTCGAGGGACAAAAATGGCTGCTTGTCGGCAAAGTAGACGAAGAAGAGGTTTTCGGACCGTTTCAAAATGATTTAACATCGATGATAGTAATTTTTATGGCAATTTTGCTAGGGTCGATACCAATAACGTTAATGCTGTCGAAAAAGGTAGAGTCTTCGGTTACCGGGCTGATTGCCAGCTTACAGTCGCTGCAGCAAGGAGACTATTATCATAGGGTTGATCAGAAAATCATTGACAAAGCGCCCGAGGAACTGCGCGAATTATGTTTGGCGTATAACAGCATGGTTGAAACGGTTAAGGCAAAAACCGAAGAGCTTCACCAGGTGAACAGTCATTTAGTCAGTGCCCGTGATGCTGCTCTGGCGGCCTCGGTAGCTAAGTCGCAGTTCTTGGCAATCATGAGTCACGAAATCCGCACGCCGATGAATGCAATTATCGGGATGGCTGAACTATTGTGGGACACAAATTTGACGCCGGAGCAGGAGCAGTATGTACGGGTATTCCGCTCAGCCGGTGAAAACCTGCTTTGTATTATTAATGACATCTTAGACTTATCAAAAATCGAGACAGGGTATCTTGAATTAGATAATAGTGCTTTTGACTTAGAGGAGATTGTCGAGAAAACCTGTGAGGTTTTTGCCGTTCGGGCGCATGAGAAAGGAATTGAGCTGGCTTGCCGGATTGAGTCAACCGTACCCTTAAATCTGCTGGGTGACGCCGGCCGTTTGCGACAGGTACTCTCCAACTTGTTAGGCAATGCCGTTAAATTCACGGAAAAAGGCGAGGTGGTGCTTGAGGTAAGCTGCAGCCCGATAGCAGGTAATAAACAGGAAATTGCCTTTACCGTTCGAGATACAGGTATCGGCATTCCGGCTAACAAGATAAACGAGATCTTCGACCCATTTACCCAGGTTGACGCTTCAGTTACGCGCCGCTATGGCGGTACAGGTCTCGGCCTGGCAATTACAAAGCGAATTGTTCAAATAATTGGCGGCTCAATAACAGTAGATAGCATAGTAGGGCAGGGAAGTGTTTTCCGCGTCATCATTCCGTTCACTATCCAAGAAACTAAAGTAGCATTAAGAACATGCGCCAAAGATGTCAGGGGTCTGCGGGTATTAATTATTGACGATAACGAAACTAACCGGATGATTTTACGCGAGACATTACTTACCTGGGGTGCGCAAATAATTGAAGCAGCGAGCGGATTGGCCGGATTGGCCGAGATGCGTAAAGCAAATCAGCAAGGTAATCCGATTAAACTCGTTTTATTAGATGCCTGCATGCCTGAGATGGATGGTTTTGAGGTTGCAGAGCGGATAAAGAATGACCCAAGTTATGCCGGTGTTACTATTATGATGATCACTTCTACCACATGTAGGGGTGACATGGCAAGGTGTGCTGAATTAGGCATTAACGGTTATCTGATAAAACCGGTAAAAAGGGCCGAATTGCTCCAGATGATTCTTTTAGCGCTCGAGAAAACCCCGAAAACTTTGCTACCGGTGCAAGAACAGGAAATGGCAGTAGGGCCGGAAGAGGTTAAGCGGCTGAAAATTTTATTGGTTGACGATTCCCCGGATAACCGGATGCTGATTCAAGCATTTCTCAAAAAACTCCCTTACACTATTCAAACAGCTGAGAACGGTCAAGAGGCTGTAAACAAATTCAAAGCAAATCAGTACGACCTTATCCTGATGGATATGCAAATGCCGGTTATGGACGGTTATACCGCCGTAAGACAGATTCGGCAACTAGAAAAGCAAGAGGGTATGAAACATATACCAATAATAGCTTTAACAGTTTATGCCTTAAGCAGTGACGTGGCAAAATGCTTGGACGCCGGGTGTGACAGCCATATCGCAAAACCGGTTAAGAAGGACACTTTACGTAAATCTATCATAGAATATACAAAAAAGTAA